The DNA region CCAGGGATAGGCCCATAGGAGGGCGGGTAGAGACCTGGCCCTAGAGCCAGAGGGGTGTACACGCGGCGGGGCGGCCCCGGGGGCGAGGGTGGCAGCAGCACCTCCACGTACTGCCCGGTCTCCGGGTCGAACAGCAGCCGCAGTCGAGGCTGCCGCGGCACCTCCACAAAATAGTAGCGGCCACTCTCGGGGTCCACCAGGACCTTCCCTGGATGCGCAGCCCCGGGTGGCCTGCGAGACCCCTGGGAAGGGCCTTCGCGGGGCCGGTCCATGGGGGGCGCCGAAGCAGCGCGGGGCTGGGGCGGAGCGGTTCTGCCAGCCGACGCCTCGGTCTCCCTCACGAGGGGCGGCGGGACGGCAGTCGCGGGCTCATGGACCGCAGAGGGTGCCTCCAGTTTGGGGGATATCCCAGAGCTCGAGCTGGGAAGCGCCAGAGGGGAGCTGGGAAGGGGTGGTCGAGGTGGTTGGGCCCCCACTGTCCCTTTGGGGGACCGCTGCGGAGAGGTGCGAGCGCCGCCTAACGGGCTGGTCCGACCTTCTCCCTCGGGAACGAGGCGCTGGGCCTCCGCATCCCTGTTCTTTCCTCCGGGACCGCACGCTCGGACTACCCGGGTTCCCTCGGGCCGGCGGCCCAAGGCCAGGGCACCAGGCAGGCGGATCTCCGTGCGCGCGAAGGGTTTCGCGGTGCTGTTTTCTGCTCTCCGCCGTGGGACCCCGCTGGGCTGCGCAGCGTCCCGGGAGAGAGTGTCGGGGCTGGGGGTCGACTCTGAGAGCTCATAGGGGTGTGGCACGACCGGCAAGAAGTCCTTGAGAAAAATGGAAGTGTAGTGACCCGGAGCGGGAGACCCCAGCGCCTGGAACTCTTGCACCTGGGACGAGCCTCCCTCCTCTCCGCAGAGGTCGGCAGGAGGTGCAGGCAGCCCTGAGCCTGGGGTTCCCGCCGGGAAGGTTGGGGCGTACGTGGTCTTCACCATCTTACGCACGTCGCAGGGCCGTGGAATGGCCGCGCGCGGGCGTCCTGAGGCCACTTCTCCAGGGCCCAAAGCTTCCGGACGCACGTCGGTGTCCAGGGCGCCCGCGAGTTGACTGCGGGGCGGCTCTGGTGCAGCCACCTCTGGCGACCGCTGACTGCCTCGAAAGGCAAGATCTGGGGTCTCCCGGGTGGAAGGACTCTGTGCCACTGTTAGCTCCGGGGTCCCTGGTGTAGATGGCGTAGACGCTGCCTGCTCTTCCTGGGCTAAACCATTCAGACCTTGTGTAGATACTATCGATGAACCTTGCACGGTGGGTTCCCACGTCTTTTGAGGTGATGAGCGACACGGCCCCCCAACAGGACGGTCTGGAACCTCCCATGGGGACAAGGCCGGCGGGGACGCGCTCCTCCTCTCCTCTACCGTATCCCCAACTGCCGGATGCGCAATCTCCCACAGGGAAGGAGCTTCGGGGGACAGACGTCTTGTCCTGGCGACACCCTGATTCCACTGGGTAAGGGTCGCAGGGGAAGGGCTCCTTCTGCTGACAGTTTCCTCGACAGCCGGATTCCGATTTTCCCGTGCAGAGGAAGTTTCGGGGAACGACGGGTTCCTCGCCCTCCCGACAGCCCACGGGGACAGAGACTGTGGGGACGGCTGGCGAGGACCCCTCACGGTCCCATTCGGAGCCTCTCGCGGCGGGGACGGACTTCTTGGCCTCACAGCTCTATTCGAAACCAACCAGGGAGCCCTAGTCTCGAAGGGCGGGCTCCGTGCCCTCGGGACGGTTCGATCCGGGGCGATCTCCGGCGGGAACCGAGTCTTGAGTTCCCGGTTGCGCACCTCCTGGGTCTTCTCCCCTGACTGTAAGAAGATGCTGGAGCTGACAGGGCCCAGCGGCTCAGTACCCGGCGCGGGCTTGTCGCGCCGAATTGCGCGCTCGCGGAGGCTTGGCCACGGCCGTGGGGCTCTGGCAGAGACCGAACTATCGTGCACGCGGGGTGGCCGAGACCTGGTCTGTTCTGGGACGACTCGGGCGCTACGGGCCGTTTCCCGGGTCGCAGGCTCCGGCCGCCCCGTGGGCCCGGAGGTGGAGCTGTTCGGGGTGGGGACCGCCGGGCTCAGTTTTCTGGCCAGCGCCGTCTGCACGAGGCCCGCGGCGGCCTGCAGGCGGCCGAGAGATTCGTCCAGGGAGCCGGTGCGCAGGAGCAGCCGGGGGCGCTGCGGACCGGCCGCCCGCGGAGGACTCAGGGGCCGGGGTCTCAGCTCGATCTGACGCTTGGGCACAGTCCGAGGCCTGGCGGGCGCGGCGCGCTCCTCCAGCGCCACCTCTACACACTCAAAGTGTGCGGGGGCGGCGGGACTCGGCCCTTGGGGACGCAGCTCCAGGTAGGTGGCCCAGCGGGAGCCACTGTCGGGGTCCTGGGAGTGTGGTGGGGCGGGAGCTGTAGTCGCCGGCCCAGGCGGCGAGAGGCTGCGGAAGGTCCGCGCGGTGAGCTGTTGCACTTCGCGATCTGTTGCGTCCGACCGGCTGAACAGGGGCCCGGCGCCGAAGATGACTTCCATCTCCCCCGACGGCAGCATGCgcagctggggctggggtggcgGCGGGCCCGAGCCGGGGCCTCGCGGGAAACCCGAGCTGGGCCCAGGCCGCTGGGGGCTATTCTGGGCGCTGACGGACAGGAGAGGCTGCGCGCCCGCCCCCTGCGCTGGGGCCACCCAGGGCCAACTCGCTCGGGCCTCCGCGTCCGGCCCCACGTCCGGAGGCTCTGGAGAGCCCGGAGCTGTGTAGTAGGAGCCTGACGAACCGGAGGAGTCCTGGCGCTGCGCGGAGGCCGCGGGCAGTCGCCCCAAGAGGCCCGGCAGGGCTGGCGGGGCAAGCGCGGTCAGCATGGTGGGGCCGGACGCCGCGCACTACCTCCCTCGCGTTCGCCTACGCTAGCACCGCCGCCGCCCGCACTGTCCCCGCCCCGCCCGCGGATGTCGTGGGGTCACCGCGCCTTAAAGCGGCCGCGTCCACTCCTGAGCCAGCGGCATCGGCCGCGGGAGAGACCTGCCCTCCCCCCTCGGCCGAGACATCCTTTCTTTTCCCTGGAGCTGGACAGGGCACCTAGGGTGGGACTCCAGGCTTTGGCTGACGCGCAGGTGAGGGGAAGGGAGGTGTCCAACTTAGAGCGACGGGCTAGGCCCTTCGCCACAggttacaggtgaggaaacaggccgAGCAGGGAACTGCCTGAGGCCAAGCACCATGGTATGCGGATCCTGATTTTAGCTTCGGAGACTAGCCTAGCAGGCCAGGCTACTCTGGTCTTACCAGCAATTTCATCTTCTTCTCAGCCCCCAGCATCTTCCCATTATTGCAGGGCACTCCCTGCTCCCTGGCCCTCTCACCCACTACCCAAGCTAGAGCATCTTCTTTGATTCCAGTCATCCTCCAACTTTGGATAGAATGAAGAACATCAATGGAGGGAACTGcaacccccaaaataaaaagctgTGCTGGAGGCCTCAGGAGGGTTCTGTCCCTGGCTGGACTCATTGCCCCCTGCCTTTATTGGGAACCCATTGGAAGGGGATGGAGTGGACTGCTATAGCTCTGACAGCCTGTCTTGCCACCCAGAACAAGCCCTTGTTGCTAATGTGGAGTACTTTGAGAACCTTTGGGGTGGCTTGTGGTCTCCTCTCTAGTCCTTCCGAAGCAGGAGCAGACGCTCATAGGCCTTCattccagcccccagcccagaaCCTGCAGTGGGGATAGTGGTTGTGGGGGAGCAGCCACCACCTGCCATTGTCGTATTAACACTGGGCACCACTTGCCCTTAAACTTCTGGTCTCAAGGTCCTGCTATGACTCAGGCTCCAGGCAGCCCTGGAGTGAAGTGCTGGAGCTTCCTGTGCTATCACCTTCACACCAATCCAGGAGAGGCAAGACTTGACAAATCTGACTCAGCCTCGTCTGAAGTGGGACTTGAGGTGGGATGTGTCCCATCCTTGCCTAGGGTGCCTTTAGTGATGGCCTCTGAGAGGACAAGCCTGTCCACCATATCCAGCCCTGCCTGTGCAAGCTGAGCAAATCACGGCCCCTTCCGAGACTGTTTCCCCAACTAAAAAATAGACATAGcgttttccttttcccttcctcccaGTTGTGGAGACTGatgagcttctgtttggggtggtatAAGAAGGTGCAAATGTTAGACTAGGCTATAATATTACTCTTGTTATGTGATGGAAACAGATTTCCCAAATTCATTGTCCTGGAACTTTGAAGTCTCTGGTCTAGTGTgactacacaaacacacacacacacacacacaacacagccCTTCTTGCTGAGAGAGTTAAATTTACCAGGGTACTGGGAGTAGGGTGGGATGCTACTGGGATTACCAGGGCTGTTTGTTTAGGGAGGAATTAAATTCCAAGTGTAAGAGGTAATGCCTCCTAAACAACAAAGACTCAGCTCCTTCCCCAAGGTCATGACTCTACAactccatggcccccactcctactcaagggagggagagaagacacGGGCTGGAATTTTGAGCAGCATTCGCTTCTGAGCCCAGGCGTGGCCAGCAGGAGGTGGTCCACTTAGGTCACACAGACCCAGAAGGCAGGCagggaggaaggcaggagagTGCCCACTGTCTCTTCCTCACCCCTACCATGGCCTGGGAAGGAGGACCCACAAGATGGGAAGGGCAGGTTTGGGGACCCCCAGAGCAGAGAATGCAGAGGTCGGGTACTAGAGCCAGAGAACAAGAAGGCGacgataattttatttttctctgggaCGCTGGTGGCTCCGGGCCTGACACATCCCTGAGGACTTCTTATGCTTCCGGTCCAGCACCTGGGCCATGTAGTTCTCCTGCTGCTTCTGGATCCGGAAGTCAGACATGTGATTCCTGCAACGGAGCCAGCTGGGCGTGGGCTGGGGACAGCCAGGGTAGGGGCCAGAGGTCTGGCTCCCCACTTCAGTCACAACCCCCAGCCTGGCCCGGAACCCTCACCTGAAGATCTGTTTCTGCTGGCTGATAACTTGCTGCAACTCCTTAATCTCATTCTCTTTGCCATTAAGAATATCTTCTTGCTTTATAATGTGAGACTCAATCTCTGCGGGGGaaagaggcagggaggaggggtggttcCCATCCGATGGGCCCCTTTCTGAGATAAAGGATTCCCTCTTAGGTCTTTTCAGAACTTGGATCTGCCCCTCCCACAGACGCTCCACAAGTAGTTGCTAACACTTTAGTATGAATGAATTTATTATGGAGTCTTGACAGCGTGGGgtggaagggtgtgtgtgtgtgcgtgatgATTGTGTCAGTGACTCCACAACTCTATTCTGGACCAGGTGACCAGAGGGCAGGTAAAGGCCCTTGGAGAGAGGCTGCCCAAAGGAGGAAAGATGAATGGCTCCTGCCCTCAACTCCTGCAGGTCTTTACAGATGTCACCTCCTTGGTGAGACCTTCCCTGGTCTAAAATTACAACCTTGGCCCATACCTCCTATCCCttctcctgctttatttttcttcttagcacttatatctaatatactatatattttattcatttgtcttATTCCCTACTAggatgtaaactccatgaggacaaagatctttgttttattctctgcTATATCCCTAGAGCCTAAAACAGTACCTGGCCCACAGGAGGTGCCCGGTAAATTTATTTGCGGAATGAAGGAACGAAATGTCCTCTGGGGGTTTAGGACTTAGAAATATCACATGGTTCAGTCACCTCAGTCCAACCAGACCTACTGAGGCCAGTTGAAGGCTGGGGCTTCGGGGATGGCGGGAGAAGACAGGGATCCTGCCTTCAAGGAGGCAGCTCCTGAAAGAAAAGTGTAAGACTCAGGAACTGATTGGTCAGTGGAACAAGCTACGTTTCCATGAAGTGAATACTGATGAGACAGCATGACCACCTTGGGCAAGGTGCTTCCCTTTTCTGACAAAGACAGTCCCTGTCTGTATTCCACAGTGGGGGGGAGTGAGGCAGTCATGGCAAAGCCCGCCCCCAGGTGAAGTGCTCTTTATATGTAAGAATGATTTCTGTGTCTTGGTTCAAAATCCAAGGGGATACAGGGACCTGGGGGGGATGCTTCGTTTATATAACTTGCCCATCATGGAGCCCTAGAAAGTTCCGATCCTCACGGGAAGAAAATCCCACTGTCTTTAAAGGTTGGACAAAGAAGAACTAACTAGAACACAAGCTctgaaaatgcagaaatgctgAAGCATTGGAGATTCCAGAAGAGAAGATCTAGTAAAAAGTGAaggcacagaagagaaagaggaaagagacatGGGTGAAGGGAAGAGAATGAAAACCCATGTTCCCGGGGTCATGAGACCAGAATTATTGGGCATCCCTTCCCACAGTCAGCCAGCTAATCTAGTTTAACTGCTTGTGGAATTCTTTTaggaaaaagaatcagaaatCTGTGTGAATCTTTTAAAGCAAAAGCTTGGGGCACCCAAATGAGAAATGGTCAGAAAAATCCctttgagaaaaacaaagaactatGTAAGTGTAAAAATCaccacctcaaaaaaaaaaaaaaaaatcaaactcaaACCACACAAGGCGGGGTTGGAGGGGCCCACGGGCCAGCATGAGACTCAGGGTCACCAGATCTGCTCCTGTGAGGTGAAGGCTTGGGCCCCACAGGAGAGGTTCCAGACATTCTGAGGAGACGCAGCCAGGCCCTAGAGAGAAGATGTCTCCCACTCTATCAGGAaagaacctcaggttccttttaGGGAGGTAGGGGATGCCCAGTGAGAGGGAAAGGACTAGGGAACCAGACGAGGGGCCTTGGGTATGAAGGCAGTGACTGCCTGCTGGGCTCCAGGAGACCCTAGCTAGAGCCCTGGGTCAGCTGTGGGGACTGTGGGGCCTGGCAGCTCAATGGCCAGATCGAAACTGTCTGCTGGCCTCTTACCAGTGAGTGTTTACCAAGGGAGCGAGAAAGAGGGCTAAGTGAGCAGGTGGGAGTGAGGGTGCCCAAGGAGGTGGGCACCCCACCAGGAGGGGCCTAAACTTCCCTTTGGCTTGGGCTCTGGTCTCTGGCCTACTTATGATCTGCTGCAGTTAATGAAGCAGATATTGCATATGGAATTCATATTCTACTTCTAAAACTGGGTATTCGGAGTTCagcatttggaaaaatgaaagagttTCCTGAGGTCTAGAGATCCTGAGTAGCTGACTCTGAAAGTGCCCCACAACTCAGGGCACCAACTAAGCCAACAAGTGGGCCGCAGGGAACTGCACAGAGCAGAGGTGAGAACTGGTGGCCTATAGACATGTTCTATTTGGCCTTcacaatgctttaaaaaattttaaatcagttGTCAACACCAAAAAATCAATGAAGTTGCCATTAAAACCTGGTTTCCAGTTTCTTTTTCAGAGACACTGGGCCCACATTCCTGCAGCAAAGGGGCCAAGCCCTTGAGAGAGCACATGGCTCTCCACATCTCCACAGTCCCCACTCCCTTTTGGGTCTCCAACACTGAGGTTAAGGGTCTGTGTGCTGGCCCTGTTGTTCCTCGTATAACAGCTGTAAGAAAAGTACACTATTTCTAATACCGATCAAAAGTGGGAAAACAAAAGGTGGACTAAGAAGGTCATATGTTTCAAGAAAAATGGGAGCGAGCCCGTTCCTTTATGGCCGTGAAGAATATTGTACACCGACTGCTTCCCTCATTTTCGGAGCCTCCCTGGCCCCTGAAGGCCTTTGCGAAGGTGTGGCCCGCCTGGGCCTGCCTGTATCCTCAGCTGGGTACAGAAGTTGGGGTGAAACCCTGCCCTGGACACAGGCACTGGGCTGTTAGGGAAGAGCCCATGCATGCAAGTGTGGGGGGGAGCATGGATCTCCCGCCTACCATTGCACTTGGTGATGAGCTGGTCCTTCTTGCAGGACTCCTGCAGGGCTTTGCTCTTGACATTGGAGAGTCTGGGTGGAGAAGATAAGATGGGAGGGTGAGCAGGTTGGCAGGCTTTCAGGAGTTCCAAACTGACACCCCCCTCTCCCCACCGACGCCCACTCACGCTTTTTCAAAGGCCAGCTTCTCTTTCtccagctgtttggtcagcaCCTCTACTTCTCCGAGCGCAAACTGCAGCTTCTCCTCTTCCTTGGCCAGGAGGACCTTGGTCTTGGCATGGGCAGCTTTCTCTTCCTGTAGGGGCAACAGCAGTGATCTCGTTACTCCAAGCCCTCTTGGGTCTCCGGGGCTCCTTTTATCAGCCCCTTTCTCAAAGAGTTTGGTAAGGCCTCATTAATGGGGCTGGAGGCTCTCAGAGGCCAAAACTCAGTGACTCTCCCCAACCACAGGGGCCCTGGGAAATGGGGGAGGCTTAGGAGCCTGCATAGGCCATTACTTACCACCAGCTTCTTCTCCACTGCCTGGAACTCTTCTTTACTGACAAAATTTTCATCCTGGAGAGCCATCTGCAACAGAGCCTGGCTCAGGGAGGGCCTGGGACTAGGGTGGGTAGGGTGCCTTCTAGGGACCAGGACCAAGGTTGGAGAATGCAATGATCCAGAGCACCTAGGATGGTACCCTGGGGCCTGGGAAGTAGGATTCAGTTCCCAAGATTCACTGAGCATCAACTCTGAGTTCTGTCCTCAAGGAGCAAGCAGGCTCATAGAAGAGAGAGCTTACAACCAGGCACTTCTAACATGGTGTGTGCTGGGATGGGGACACAGAGGGCTTGGTGCCCAGAAGAGGCACCTGACTCAGCCTGGGAAGTGGTGACATCAAAGCTGAGATCAGATTACTGAGTAGCAGTGGGCCAAAAGAAGAGAGGTAGAAGAGTGTTCCAGACAGTGGGAACACACGTGCAAAGTCCTGCTGCCAAGAAAAGATTTGGGTATCTTTAGGGAACTGAAAGTAATTCAGAGGCTAGAGATGGATGATACATTTTGTGGAATCAGGGCATTAGAGTGTAAACAGGGTCTGTCTCTCCTTGCCCCAGTCCCCTCCAACTTCCCAGAAGGGAAAACTGTTTCTAAGTTAGAACCATTAGAATGaggaatatatatatgtgaagTTCGTGTTATTTCTGAGATGGGGGATACATCCTAACCTTATCaagttagaaaacaaaaacagaaaatctccAGCTGGCCAGGATTTTACTATGGCCTGTTCAGGTAATCTGTGGCTCCCATGCTTTGCTCCCAGGAACTGGGTTTAGACCAACAATGCAAAAGCAAAGGGACATAAAGGGTTAACATGTGCAAGGGCCAACTCTGTGCTTACTCCACTCAGCAGGATACTGCATTTGACCTTGGGGAGGAGGTATACATATTAGAAGGCATGTGTAGTTTCCATGCCTTGGGAAGTCAGTGAAGTCATCTCCCACTTAAgaaaggggaaactgagtctcagtgAATGGATGGGAACATATCTACCAAGCCCTGCAACAAACAAGCAGGGAGAAGAGAGCGATACTTGACGTTAATTAAAACTCTCCCGTAGCTTTTCATGAAGTCTCCGCCCTTCTTTTGGCTCCTCTCCCACCAGCCAGAACTCATCTAGGCCCCTCCTCTTGATGACGCCATTAGAAATGGGCTCTAGCCACGCTTCTTGCATGGGACAGGGTCTGGCCCTGCCCCCACCAGTAAGGCGTCTAGTCCGGGCTCTCCCCCAGCTCTTCTGGCTGCGTACCACGTTCCTCAGCTGGTGGATCAGTTCCTCCTGAGATTCAATCACGTCCCGCAGTTGATCGAAGGCGAGACACACCGATCTTGACCCCCCCTGCGACCACCCAACGGGTGTCGCCATCTTTCGCCCCCTCCAGCTCGTTGGAAATGGCCTCCGCTGGGCGCCTCACCGCCGTCGCCCACCAATGAGAACATGACGCCACAGAGCACCCTGGAAACAGGGGGCGGGAACTTCCTCTCTTAGTAGGGTGGGGCCCGCCTCTTAAAGGAGCCGCCTGGGGCTAGGGGAGCCTCAAGGGATACTTTGGAATTTAAGTTTATAGGGAATTTGCACATTCTTTATATCTTGTGTTTCTCACTCAGGCTTGAGGAGCACGCAGGGCTCAGCTTAGACACCAGCCTTCAGCCTTCTCCCTGGGCCTGTTAAACCTCAAGAACCAGAAGGCAACCCCCAGCATCTTTAGCTTCACCTGCCCCTCATCTGCACCCTGATCTCCAAATTTGCTCCAGCTTCCTGTGATCCCCCTTTCTCTCAGGAATACACTTAGTACTTAAGGAACCCCCAAGATAACAGAGTCTTCAAACTCTGAGAGCAGGTCTGGACAGCCGCACCAAAGCCTTGCGCCTGCCTTGTCAGGGTGCCCGGGAGGGTGCTGAAGACCCTGAAGAGGGCTGAAGTGGGGCATGAAGGAGAGTTCTAAATTAAGGTAGGGAAGGATAAGATGATCACACATGTTCACCAATtctcctcacccccatccccacccccactgccccccactcccccaccccacaggagggAAAACTGGGAACTTTTTTTGAAACCATGTAAGAATAAGCTTGGAGAAAATCAGACCTGATGTTTGTTG from Choloepus didactylus isolate mChoDid1 chromosome 13, mChoDid1.pri, whole genome shotgun sequence includes:
- the PROB1 gene encoding proline-rich basic protein 1; its protein translation is MLTALAPPALPGLLGRLPAASAQRQDSSGSSGSYYTAPGSPEPPDVGPDAEARASWPWVAPAQGAGAQPLLSVSAQNSPQRPGPSSGFPRGPGSGPPPPQPQLRMLPSGEMEVIFGAGPLFSRSDATDREVQQLTARTFRSLSPPGPATTAPAPPHSQDPDSGSRWATYLELRPQGPSPAAPAHFECVEVALEERAAPARPRTVPKRQIELRPRPLSPPRAAGPQRPRLLLRTGSLDESLGRLQAAAGLVQTALARKLSPAVPTPNSSTSGPTGRPEPATRETARSARVVPEQTRSRPPRVHDSSVSARAPRPWPSLRERAIRRDKPAPGTEPLGPVSSSIFLQSGEKTQEVRNRELKTRFPPEIAPDRTVPRARSPPFETRAPWLVSNRAVRPRSPSPPREAPNGTVRGPRQPSPQSLSPWAVGRARNPSFPETSSARENRNPAVEETVSRRSPSPATLTQWNQGVARTRRLSPEAPSLWEIAHPAVGDTVEERRSASPPALSPWEVPDRPVGGPCRSSPQKTWEPTVQGSSIVSTQGLNGLAQEEQAASTPSTPGTPELTVAQSPSTRETPDLAFRGSQRSPEVAAPEPPRSQLAGALDTDVRPEALGPGEVASGRPRAAIPRPCDVRKMVKTTYAPTFPAGTPGSGLPAPPADLCGEEGGSSQVQEFQALGSPAPGHYTSIFLKDFLPVVPHPYELSESTPSPDTLSRDAAQPSGVPRRRAENSTAKPFARTEIRLPGALALGRRPEGTRVVRACGPGGKNRDAEAQRLVPEGEGRTSPLGGARTSPQRSPKGTVGAQPPRPPLPSSPLALPSSSSGISPKLEAPSAVHEPATAVPPPLVRETEASAGRTAPPQPRAASAPPMDRPREGPSQGSRRPPGAAHPGKVLVDPESGRYYFVEVPRQPRLRLLFDPETGQYVEVLLPPSPPGPPRRVYTPLALGPGLYPPSYGPIPGLSLPPSPGPPALSNPHLPWASESGTLDGMYYLPVSGTPSPAPPLLLCAPPSSSDPSQAGKGSLFTV
- the SPATA24 gene encoding spermatogenesis-associated protein 24 isoform X1, which produces MATPVGWSQGGSRSVCLAFDQLRDVIESQEELIHQLRNVMALQDENFVSKEEFQAVEKKLVEEKAAHAKTKVLLAKEEEKLQFALGEVEVLTKQLEKEKLAFEKALSNVKSKALQESCKKDQLITKCNGITCLTSGSRSSRRTTWPRCWTGSIRSPQGCVRPGATSVPEKNKIIVAFLFSGSSTRPLHSLLWGSPNLPFPSCGSSFPGHGRGEEETVGTLLPSSLPAFWVCVT
- the SPATA24 gene encoding spermatogenesis-associated protein 24 isoform X2 produces the protein MATPVGWSQGGSRSVCLAFDQLRDVIESQEELIHQLRNVMALQDENFVSKEEFQAVEKKLVEEKAAHAKTKVLLAKEEEKLQFALGEVEVLTKQLEKEKLAFEKALSNVKSKALQESCKKDQLITKCNEIESHIIKQEDILNGKENEIKELQQVISQQKQIFRNHMSDFRIQKQQENYMAQVLDRKHKKSSGMCQARSHQRPREK
- the SPATA24 gene encoding spermatogenesis-associated protein 24 isoform X3, which translates into the protein MATPVGWSQGGSRSVCLAFDQLRDVIESQEELIHQLRNVMALQDENFVSKEEFQAVEKKLVEEKAAHAKTKVLLAKEEEKLQFALGEVEVLTKQLEKEKLAFEKALSNVKSKALQESCKKDQLITKCNAVIRGTTGPAHRPLTSVLETQKGVGTVEMWRAMCSLKGLAPLLQECGPSVSEKETGNQVLMATSLIFWC